From Spirosoma aerolatum, one genomic window encodes:
- a CDS encoding electron transfer flavoprotein subunit alpha/FixB family protein: MSVLIFAELDEGKIKKSAQEAIFYGAKVAQMLGTSATAIVIGQASDDELASAGRFGATNVLHASDAKLTEPNGMAYATVVAQAAQQEGSKVIVLAKSSLGDAMTARLAGKLKAGLAANVVELPELSNGFRVKSSIYTGKAFAYNDLKADVKILAIKKNTITPEETEASAAVKAFSPTLNDADFSISVKSTDKSSGDILLPEADLVVSAGRGLKGPENWGIVEDLAKALHAATACSKPVSDLDWRPHSEHVGQTGLKISPNLYIACGISGAIQHLAGVNSSKVIVVINKDPDAPFFKSADYGIVGDVFDILPRLTKAVQAL; this comes from the coding sequence ATGTCAGTCCTCATATTTGCTGAATTAGACGAAGGTAAGATTAAGAAATCCGCCCAGGAGGCTATCTTTTACGGGGCCAAAGTAGCTCAGATGCTGGGCACGTCGGCCACGGCTATTGTCATTGGTCAGGCTAGCGACGACGAACTGGCTTCAGCCGGTCGCTTTGGCGCTACGAATGTTCTGCACGCCAGTGATGCTAAACTGACAGAACCCAATGGTATGGCCTACGCAACAGTCGTTGCTCAGGCAGCCCAACAGGAAGGCAGTAAGGTTATCGTTTTGGCAAAATCGTCGCTGGGCGATGCCATGACAGCCCGGCTGGCAGGCAAGCTGAAAGCCGGATTAGCCGCCAATGTCGTTGAGCTTCCTGAGCTGTCGAACGGTTTTCGGGTAAAAAGCAGCATCTACACTGGGAAAGCGTTCGCCTATAATGATCTGAAAGCTGACGTTAAAATTTTGGCGATCAAAAAAAATACCATCACACCTGAAGAAACGGAAGCATCAGCAGCGGTTAAAGCCTTCTCGCCGACGTTGAATGATGCCGATTTTTCTATTTCGGTGAAAAGCACCGATAAATCGTCGGGCGATATACTGCTGCCCGAAGCTGATCTGGTCGTTTCGGCGGGCCGTGGATTGAAAGGCCCTGAAAACTGGGGCATTGTTGAAGATCTGGCCAAGGCTCTCCATGCTGCCACGGCCTGTTCGAAACCCGTTTCGGATCTGGACTGGCGCCCACATTCGGAGCACGTAGGGCAGACCGGCCTTAAGATCAGCCCGAATCTGTATATCGCCTGTGGTATATCCGGTGCTATACAACATCTGGCGGGCGTAAACTCCTCGAAGGTAATTGTTGTTATCAACAAAGACCCAGATGCCCCGTTCTTCAAATCGGCAGATTACGGGATTGTCGGCGATGTATTCGACATCCTTCCCCGCCTTACGAAGGCCGTGCAGGCGCTGTAG
- a CDS encoding bifunctional nuclease family protein translates to MDKIKLEILGLSPSQSQSGSFALVLGEEYGNRRLPIIIGMFEAQAIAIEIEKIVPNRPMTHDLFKQFAEQFKFTVREIVISDLREGIFFAKIVCFDGVRESVIDARPSDAIAIGIRFDVPIYTNESILSEAGITASGNDEEEEQEELVRSSNRPTTRSFGDQLKNASSEELQRMLEEALGNEEYERAAKIRDEMSKRN, encoded by the coding sequence GTGGATAAGATTAAGCTGGAAATATTAGGACTCTCGCCCAGTCAGTCGCAATCGGGCTCGTTTGCACTGGTACTAGGTGAAGAATATGGCAATCGGCGGTTGCCCATAATCATTGGCATGTTCGAGGCACAGGCCATTGCTATTGAAATTGAAAAGATCGTTCCGAACCGCCCCATGACACATGATTTGTTCAAGCAGTTTGCCGAACAATTCAAGTTTACGGTTCGTGAGATCGTTATTTCCGATTTACGCGAAGGAATTTTCTTTGCGAAAATCGTTTGCTTCGATGGCGTACGCGAATCAGTTATTGACGCCCGTCCATCTGATGCTATTGCCATCGGGATTCGCTTCGATGTACCCATTTATACCAACGAGTCAATCTTATCAGAAGCGGGCATTACCGCCAGTGGCAACGATGAAGAGGAAGAGCAGGAAGAGCTGGTCCGTTCATCGAATCGCCCCACAACCCGGTCGTTTGGCGATCAGTTGAAAAATGCCTCCTCAGAAGAATTACAGCGGATGCTCGAAGAAGCGCTCGGCAACGAAGAGTATGAACGAGCAGCTAAGATTCGCGATGAAATGAGCAAGCGCAATTAA